One genomic segment of Rhizobium viscosum includes these proteins:
- a CDS encoding oligosaccharide flippase family protein, which produces MSKGIIANSVMNAAAGMLLLVTGFASSIITARLLGPEANGIVAFSLWLVVTGASIAELGSSITLLKTLPQLSAQGYSFQQRRGFASILVTFMVCSTLVLLGLYALFFLTSEEMHWADTAPSVALVTGILFFIQAIGSFVKFYLIGEKRLGTFFQLTLIVSVFQLVGVAVGAVFYGVLGVLVGYALGQLVLFVATLPILVTRRDRCGVSLKYLASSSVILSMQFIIDSIFLNRIELLFLQQFWSVEMVGFYAAGLSIANIALQLPIQMSGSLLPYYSERRHTSADSKFPVEAFAAVIRSMAYIVLPMSLGLAAISSELVHVVFGEAFDRSGGVVALLALVAPAYTLMQVLSLYLLSIDKANVRLKISVIGGLLMVVGCLLIVPSLAAEGAALVRIAVFVAMSVMMVRQTGFGTQLSGLYLSLTKITLAAVFCACGAITALELVQGPIGLVAAIIAGTFAYFSALKVLRAVPAEDIQVLRSILAKMPALLQGPARRAVNFITPPTSEGDEKKPVNEEFSREPAEGAGRAAALPVVFDGTIGLFMPKKADVAKRSAAVLFVSPWGFEEMCTRKFYRVAAEHFSDIGVASLRFDYTGTGDALDFGNQTPSLEIWKNSIRAAASKLKALSGCSQIILVGQGLGGTLAHLTGHSIEGVDSVVLLAPILSGRGHLREINMWSRIIHADLGLGKEHAPSAQVQIAGLTLPDAIAAEIGKLNISSPQDLAAPNYLILERPVRVDDTAFADALKALGGNVEQRVFEGYDELVTNPLFAKTPMAVIALLTEWLVETTAPATSADHSPQEVENQPLAGDGFEEIPVRFGAFQHLIGVISRPQGEIKGNAVLFMSTAYDRHAGWGRTTVDMARELARQGVVSLRFDSANVGDSVPRPDAPEQVLYSATQTEDALASLDLLESYVAGPIMVAGRCSGGYVALRAGIEDERLKAIVSINPFVYYWDPEMPVRREHVVSVPRSVDDYGQRMMRLDTVRRLFRGEVDVFAALQNIFIAVGRRLSPRIAPLVELIPGRRHIARQVRQSFTALGKRKVPLTLIYSEGDVGLDHMYFHFGPRGHKFTRHPNVRVVMLQDADHNLTPPESRKLVLDEIVRLAKA; this is translated from the coding sequence ATGTCGAAGGGCATTATTGCAAATTCGGTGATGAATGCAGCGGCGGGCATGCTGCTTCTGGTAACGGGGTTCGCTTCCTCGATCATAACCGCGCGCCTGCTTGGCCCCGAGGCCAACGGTATCGTTGCCTTTTCGCTCTGGCTCGTCGTCACCGGCGCCTCGATTGCTGAGCTCGGCTCCAGCATCACGCTTCTGAAAACGCTGCCGCAGCTTTCAGCGCAGGGCTACAGCTTCCAACAGCGCAGGGGATTTGCCTCGATCCTGGTCACCTTCATGGTCTGCTCCACGTTGGTGCTGCTGGGGCTTTATGCCCTGTTCTTCCTGACATCGGAGGAAATGCACTGGGCCGATACCGCGCCGTCGGTGGCGCTGGTGACAGGCATCCTCTTCTTCATCCAGGCAATTGGCTCCTTCGTCAAATTCTACCTTATTGGAGAGAAGCGGCTCGGCACGTTCTTCCAGCTGACTCTGATCGTCTCGGTCTTCCAGCTTGTGGGCGTGGCGGTCGGCGCCGTTTTTTATGGGGTGCTGGGCGTGCTTGTCGGCTATGCGCTCGGCCAGCTCGTGCTTTTCGTCGCTACCTTGCCGATCCTCGTTACCCGTCGTGACCGCTGCGGCGTCTCGCTCAAATATCTGGCGTCGTCCTCGGTCATCCTGTCAATGCAGTTCATCATCGATTCGATCTTCCTCAACCGCATCGAACTGCTCTTCCTGCAGCAGTTCTGGTCGGTGGAAATGGTCGGCTTCTATGCTGCCGGCCTGTCGATCGCCAATATCGCGCTGCAGCTTCCCATCCAGATGAGCGGCAGCCTGCTCCCTTATTATTCGGAACGGCGGCATACCAGCGCCGACTCGAAGTTCCCGGTCGAGGCCTTTGCCGCTGTCATCCGCAGCATGGCCTATATTGTGCTGCCCATGAGCCTCGGGCTTGCTGCGATCTCCAGCGAACTGGTGCATGTGGTCTTCGGCGAAGCCTTCGACCGAAGCGGCGGAGTTGTTGCCCTGCTTGCGCTTGTCGCGCCTGCCTACACGCTAATGCAGGTTCTCAGCCTGTACCTGCTTTCAATCGACAAGGCCAATGTACGGTTGAAAATCAGTGTGATAGGTGGCCTCCTGATGGTAGTGGGTTGTTTACTCATCGTACCTAGTCTTGCCGCCGAGGGTGCCGCGCTTGTGCGCATAGCCGTATTTGTTGCGATGTCGGTAATGATGGTCAGACAAACGGGATTCGGAACTCAGCTTTCGGGCCTTTATCTCAGCCTTACGAAGATTACTCTCGCGGCGGTATTTTGCGCCTGCGGTGCCATTACTGCACTTGAGCTCGTCCAGGGTCCGATTGGTCTCGTCGCTGCGATCATCGCTGGCACATTTGCGTATTTTTCTGCGTTGAAAGTCCTCCGCGCCGTTCCGGCCGAAGATATCCAGGTGCTGCGCTCGATCCTCGCCAAGATGCCGGCGCTGCTGCAGGGACCGGCAAGGCGTGCCGTCAATTTTATCACCCCGCCGACCTCAGAAGGGGACGAGAAGAAGCCGGTCAACGAAGAATTCTCGCGCGAACCGGCAGAAGGCGCCGGTCGCGCCGCCGCCCTTCCGGTTGTCTTCGACGGGACGATCGGTCTCTTCATGCCGAAAAAGGCTGACGTCGCAAAACGTTCCGCTGCCGTTCTCTTCGTCAGCCCCTGGGGTTTCGAGGAAATGTGCACGCGAAAATTCTATCGTGTAGCGGCAGAGCATTTTTCCGACATCGGCGTGGCGAGCCTGCGTTTCGATTATACGGGCACCGGTGACGCACTCGATTTTGGAAATCAGACGCCGAGCCTGGAAATCTGGAAGAACTCCATCCGCGCAGCCGCTTCAAAGTTGAAGGCGCTCAGTGGCTGCTCGCAGATCATCCTTGTCGGTCAGGGCCTCGGCGGCACGCTCGCTCATTTGACCGGCCATTCGATCGAGGGTGTCGACAGCGTTGTGCTGCTTGCGCCTATTCTGAGCGGCAGGGGGCATCTGCGCGAAATCAATATGTGGTCGCGGATTATCCATGCCGACCTCGGTCTCGGCAAGGAGCATGCGCCGAGCGCCCAGGTGCAGATCGCCGGTCTGACCCTGCCGGACGCGATCGCTGCGGAAATCGGCAAGCTCAATATCAGTTCACCGCAGGATCTCGCAGCACCGAATTACCTGATCCTCGAGCGCCCGGTTCGGGTTGATGATACGGCCTTCGCCGACGCGCTGAAAGCGCTCGGCGGCAATGTCGAGCAACGCGTTTTCGAAGGTTATGACGAGCTGGTCACGAACCCGCTCTTTGCCAAGACGCCGATGGCAGTTATCGCGTTGCTCACTGAATGGCTTGTCGAGACAACCGCGCCTGCCACATCCGCGGATCACTCTCCGCAGGAGGTCGAAAACCAGCCGCTCGCGGGTGATGGTTTTGAGGAAATTCCGGTTCGTTTCGGAGCCTTCCAGCATCTGATCGGCGTCATCAGCCGGCCGCAGGGCGAGATCAAGGGCAATGCCGTGCTCTTCATGTCGACGGCCTATGACCGGCATGCCGGCTGGGGTCGTACGACTGTCGATATGGCGCGCGAGCTCGCTCGCCAGGGCGTCGTTTCGCTGCGCTTCGATTCCGCCAATGTCGGTGACAGCGTTCCGCGCCCGGATGCGCCGGAACAGGTCCTCTATTCGGCGACGCAAACGGAAGACGCGCTTGCTTCGCTGGATCTCTTGGAAAGCTATGTCGCAGGACCGATCATGGTCGCAGGTCGCTGCAGCGGCGGTTATGTTGCCCTGCGCGCGGGCATCGAGGATGAGCGTCTGAAGGCGATCGTTTCCATCAATCCCTTCGTCTACTACTGGGATCCCGAGATGCCGGTGCGGCGCGAGCATGTCGTCTCCGTTCCGCGTAGCGTCGACGACTACGGCCAGCGAATGATGCGGCTCGATACGGTCAGACGCCTGTTCCGCGGCGAGGTCGATGTCTTCGCGGCTCTGCAGAACATCTTCATCGCGGTCGGCCGCCGGCTTTCGCCGCGCATTGCGCCGCTCGTCGAACTTATTCCTGGCCGTCGTCATATCGCACGCCAAGTGCGTCAGTCCTTTACGGCGCTCGGCAAACGCAAGGTGCCGTTGACGCTGATCTACAGCGAAGGCGATGTTGGCCTCGACCACATGTATTTCCACTTTGGTCCGCGCGGTCACAAGTTTACCCGGCACCCGAATGTGCGGGTGGTGATGCTGCAGGATGCCGATCACAACCTGACGCCGCCGGAATCGCGCAAGCTGGTGCTCGACGAGATCGTCCGACTGGCGAAAGCCTGA
- a CDS encoding LysR family transcriptional regulator translates to MIMLSPRRFLPSISHLAAFEAAARTGSVTAAARELDLTQSAVSRQIKALEEQLGVELFLRERQTVRLTLAGDAYAREIREALRRISSASLNLRANPHGGTLNLAILPTFGTRWLAPRLGRFLAANPGVTINLVTRLSSFDFRLDSIDAAIHFGHPHWPGAELAFLMSERTLPACSPGFLRQNAISRPEDLLTVPLLHLTTRPDAWERWFADNGVAFESVHGMLFDQFATAAQAAIAGLGVALLPTFLMQEELKRGDLVAAVDRQMESRERYYLAFPPERADYAPLAAFRDWIVSEARSDEQT, encoded by the coding sequence ATGATAATGCTCTCACCAAGACGCTTTTTGCCGTCGATTTCCCATCTCGCCGCATTCGAAGCGGCAGCCCGTACCGGCAGCGTGACGGCAGCGGCCCGCGAACTCGACCTGACCCAGAGCGCCGTCAGCCGCCAGATCAAGGCACTGGAAGAACAGCTCGGTGTGGAACTTTTCCTGCGCGAGCGCCAGACCGTGCGCCTCACTCTTGCCGGCGATGCCTATGCGCGTGAGATCCGGGAAGCGCTGCGTCGCATCTCCAGCGCCTCGCTCAACCTGCGCGCGAACCCGCATGGCGGCACGCTGAACCTTGCCATCCTGCCGACCTTCGGCACCCGCTGGCTGGCGCCGCGCCTCGGTCGCTTCCTCGCGGCCAATCCGGGCGTGACGATCAATCTCGTCACCCGGCTTTCCTCCTTCGATTTCCGCCTCGATTCCATCGACGCCGCCATTCATTTCGGTCATCCGCATTGGCCAGGCGCTGAACTTGCCTTCCTGATGTCGGAGCGCACGCTGCCTGCCTGCAGTCCGGGTTTCCTCCGGCAGAATGCGATCTCTCGCCCGGAAGATCTGCTGACAGTGCCCCTCCTGCATCTGACAACCCGCCCCGATGCCTGGGAGCGCTGGTTTGCCGATAATGGCGTGGCCTTCGAAAGCGTCCATGGCATGCTGTTCGACCAGTTTGCCACCGCAGCACAGGCGGCCATCGCCGGCCTCGGCGTTGCCCTTCTGCCGACCTTCCTCATGCAGGAGGAGTTGAAGCGCGGCGATCTCGTTGCTGCCGTCGATCGTCAGATGGAAAGCCGCGAGCGCTATTACCTCGCCTTTCCACCGGAACGCGCCGATTATGCACCGCTTGCCGCCTTCCGCGACTGGATCGTCTCCGAAGCCCGTTCGGACGAGCAGACGTAA
- a CDS encoding glycoside hydrolase family 2 protein, which translates to MRGRLASIGAEESLLSEGWNLVLTEPDACATPHDIHLSAQFIPAPVPGTVAAALEKAGLFDRENPQALNTRDAWYLTRLFDAEPGEALLRFQGLATVCHVFLNGVEILFSESMFTAHEIPVTLAGGDELALCFRALAHRLGEPGLRARWRPQMITPQGLKNIRTTLLGHMPGWCPEIHAVGPWRPISLVRRSVASVDNVTVRAVLEESGAGRLSVSLHADGEEPVMLLRCAGIEQGFEKIGDRHYSAILKLPQVEAWWPHTHGSPHLYDVTLVLDGAEHSLGKTGFRRVELDHGDDGSDFALLVNGERVFCRGAVWTTADIARLPGERASYEPFLRLAAEAGMNMIRIGGTMAYETPEFFALCDELGLMVWQDFMFANFDYPKNDKAFIGHVHAEVEEFLHGIQLSPSLAVLCGGSEIHQQAAMFGLPSDFWSGPITDEIIPAICQRMRPDVPYVPNSPYGGAMPFSPNAGVTHYYGVGAYMRPLEDARRAEVRFAAESLAFAHVPQQRTLQRHLDVPSVHSPLWKERVPRDRGASWDFEDVRDFYLGLLYDVDPAKLRREDPERYLDLSRAVTGEVLEETFAEWRRKGSTCNGALVWTLQDLLPGPGWGVIDSTGEPKPVWHAMRRAFRPAQAVFTDEGTNGLYVHVINETDKVVALELDVACLREGRQQVASGSRAFNLDPRSVERIACTDLFGGFFDATYAFRFGAPSHDVSVAWLRSAMDGALLAQAFHFPRGRAKAFHDATIEASFLREGDDWFITLVTDRLAQSVHIDVEGYRAEEDWFHLAPGPAKRVKLIAAAGIDRDALPAGEIRSVGGLRRFAL; encoded by the coding sequence GGGCGGTTGGCAAGCATAGGGGCTGAGGAAAGCCTGCTTTCCGAAGGCTGGAATCTGGTTCTGACCGAGCCTGACGCTTGTGCGACGCCGCACGATATCCATCTGTCGGCGCAGTTCATTCCGGCACCCGTTCCAGGCACTGTCGCAGCAGCGCTGGAAAAAGCCGGGCTTTTCGATCGGGAAAATCCCCAGGCGCTCAACACCAGGGATGCCTGGTATCTGACCCGCCTCTTCGATGCGGAGCCGGGCGAGGCGCTCCTGCGTTTTCAGGGACTGGCAACGGTCTGCCATGTTTTTCTCAACGGCGTGGAGATCCTTTTCTCCGAGAGCATGTTCACCGCCCATGAGATACCGGTGACGCTCGCGGGCGGCGATGAACTGGCGCTCTGCTTCCGGGCGCTCGCCCACCGCCTTGGCGAACCCGGACTGCGAGCCCGCTGGCGCCCGCAGATGATCACGCCGCAAGGGCTGAAGAATATCCGCACGACGCTGCTCGGGCATATGCCCGGCTGGTGCCCGGAAATCCATGCGGTCGGGCCGTGGCGGCCGATCTCGCTCGTGCGTCGGAGCGTTGCCTCGGTCGACAATGTCACGGTGCGTGCCGTTTTGGAGGAAAGCGGGGCGGGACGGCTCAGCGTTTCTCTTCATGCCGATGGCGAAGAGCCCGTTATGCTTCTGCGCTGCGCCGGTATCGAGCAGGGTTTCGAGAAGATCGGCGACCGGCATTATTCGGCGATCCTCAAACTGCCTCAGGTTGAGGCCTGGTGGCCGCATACGCATGGCTCGCCGCATCTCTACGACGTGACGTTGGTTCTCGACGGCGCGGAGCATTCGCTCGGCAAGACAGGGTTCCGGCGTGTCGAGCTCGACCACGGTGACGATGGCAGCGATTTTGCGCTTCTCGTGAATGGCGAACGGGTTTTCTGCCGTGGCGCGGTCTGGACGACAGCCGACATAGCGCGGCTGCCGGGCGAGCGCGCCAGTTATGAGCCCTTTCTGCGGCTTGCTGCCGAGGCCGGCATGAACATGATCCGCATCGGCGGGACCATGGCCTATGAGACGCCGGAATTCTTCGCGCTCTGCGACGAACTTGGGCTGATGGTCTGGCAGGACTTCATGTTCGCCAATTTCGACTATCCGAAGAACGACAAGGCCTTTATCGGCCATGTGCATGCCGAGGTGGAGGAATTCCTGCACGGCATACAGCTTTCGCCGTCGCTCGCCGTGCTCTGCGGCGGCAGCGAAATCCACCAGCAGGCGGCGATGTTCGGCCTGCCCTCGGATTTCTGGAGCGGGCCGATCACCGACGAGATCATCCCGGCGATCTGCCAGCGCATGCGGCCTGACGTACCTTACGTCCCGAATTCGCCCTATGGCGGAGCGATGCCCTTTTCACCCAACGCGGGCGTCACGCACTATTATGGCGTTGGCGCCTATATGCGGCCGCTTGAGGATGCGCGCCGCGCCGAGGTACGCTTTGCGGCCGAAAGCCTCGCCTTCGCACATGTACCGCAGCAAAGGACCTTGCAGCGGCATCTCGACGTGCCCTCAGTTCACAGTCCGCTCTGGAAAGAGCGGGTGCCGCGCGACCGCGGTGCCTCCTGGGATTTCGAGGATGTCAGGGACTTTTATCTCGGACTTCTCTATGACGTCGACCCCGCCAAGCTCCGCCGTGAAGATCCCGAACGTTATCTCGACCTGTCGCGCGCCGTCACAGGTGAGGTGCTGGAGGAAACCTTTGCCGAATGGCGGCGCAAGGGATCGACCTGCAACGGTGCGCTTGTCTGGACCCTGCAGGATCTGTTGCCAGGTCCCGGCTGGGGCGTAATCGATTCCACTGGCGAGCCCAAACCTGTCTGGCATGCGATGCGCCGGGCCTTCCGTCCTGCGCAGGCAGTTTTTACGGACGAGGGGACGAATGGCCTCTATGTCCATGTCATTAACGAAACCGACAAGGTGGTGGCTCTCGAACTCGATGTCGCCTGCCTCCGTGAGGGGCGCCAGCAGGTCGCGAGCGGTAGCAGGGCCTTCAATCTCGATCCAAGAAGCGTGGAGCGGATTGCCTGCACCGATCTCTTCGGCGGCTTCTTCGATGCCACCTATGCCTTTCGTTTCGGTGCGCCATCGCATGACGTCAGCGTTGCGTGGCTGCGCTCGGCGATGGACGGCGCGCTTCTGGCGCAGGCTTTTCATTTCCCGCGTGGCCGGGCGAAAGCCTTCCACGACGCGACGATCGAGGCGTCCTTCCTGCGTGAGGGTGATGATTGGTTTATCACACTCGTGACCGACAGGCTTGCCCAGTCGGTGCATATCGATGTCGAAGGCTACCGGGCCGAAGAGGACTGGTTCCATCTGGCACCAGGCCCTGCCAAGCGAGTGAAGCTCATCGCTGCTGCGGGCATTGATCGCGATGCATTGCCGGCAGGCGAAATCAGGAGCGTCGGCGGCTTGCGCCGTTTCGCGCTTTAA
- the hglS gene encoding 2-oxoadipate dioxygenase/decarboxylase HglS codes for MPGAFVSTDRIRSLFTEAMSQMYRMEVPQYGTLIELVGEVNAEVLAADQELSERLRRAGELERIDVERHGAIRLGTAEELFTIRRLFAVMGMQSVGYYDLSVAGVPVHSTCFRPVEEKALNVNPFRVFTSLLRLELIEDEELRAEAADILAKRQIYTPRAIALVEQHEKAGGLTEMEAAEFVAEALETFRWHGEATVSAETYKRLHDAHRLIADVVSFKGPHINHLTPRTLDIDEVQRRMPERGITPKAVIEGPPRRSCDILLRQTSFKALEEPIAFTDAAGMKAGTHTARFGEIEQRGVALTIKGRALYDRLLASVRGEVQVGASGAKAGDYDAELAERFKTLPDNWDELRREGLAFFHYSATPEGIAAKGQLPSDPDTLIAKGYLRFDPVIYEDFLPVSAAGIFQSNLGTDQQQNYATRSNRAAFEEALGADVLDELALYAERQAASLDMAMEELGLSGLKLKTVA; via the coding sequence ATGCCCGGCGCTTTCGTCTCCACGGACCGCATCCGTTCGCTTTTCACTGAAGCCATGTCGCAGATGTACCGGATGGAGGTGCCGCAATACGGGACGCTGATCGAGCTCGTGGGGGAGGTCAACGCCGAAGTCCTCGCGGCGGACCAGGAACTCAGCGAGCGGCTTCGGCGTGCAGGTGAACTCGAGCGCATCGATGTCGAGCGCCACGGTGCGATCCGTCTCGGAACGGCTGAGGAACTCTTCACCATCCGACGGCTCTTTGCCGTCATGGGTATGCAGTCGGTCGGTTATTATGATCTCTCGGTCGCCGGTGTTCCGGTGCATTCTACCTGCTTCAGGCCTGTCGAAGAAAAGGCGCTGAACGTCAATCCGTTCCGTGTCTTTACTTCTCTGCTGCGGCTGGAATTGATCGAGGACGAGGAATTGCGCGCCGAAGCCGCTGATATCCTTGCAAAGCGGCAGATCTACACACCGCGCGCCATTGCACTCGTCGAGCAGCATGAAAAGGCCGGCGGACTGACGGAAATGGAGGCTGCGGAATTCGTTGCGGAGGCGCTGGAAACCTTCCGCTGGCATGGTGAAGCAACCGTCAGCGCCGAAACCTACAAGCGCCTGCATGATGCGCACCGCCTCATTGCCGATGTCGTCAGCTTCAAGGGACCGCATATCAACCATCTCACGCCGCGCACGCTCGATATCGATGAAGTGCAGCGGCGTATGCCGGAGCGCGGCATCACGCCGAAGGCCGTTATCGAAGGACCGCCGCGGCGTAGTTGCGATATCCTGCTGCGGCAGACGAGTTTCAAGGCGCTGGAAGAGCCGATTGCCTTCACGGATGCTGCTGGCATGAAGGCAGGCACGCATACGGCTCGATTTGGCGAGATAGAACAGCGTGGCGTTGCGCTGACGATCAAGGGCCGGGCGCTCTACGATCGCTTGCTCGCCTCGGTGCGCGGCGAAGTGCAGGTCGGCGCATCCGGAGCCAAGGCCGGCGACTATGATGCCGAGCTCGCCGAACGATTCAAGACGCTGCCGGACAATTGGGACGAGTTGCGGCGCGAAGGACTGGCCTTCTTCCACTATTCGGCGACGCCCGAAGGTATTGCGGCAAAGGGCCAGCTGCCCTCCGATCCGGACACGCTTATCGCCAAGGGCTATCTGCGGTTCGATCCTGTCATCTACGAGGATTTCCTGCCCGTCAGCGCGGCCGGTATCTTTCAGTCGAATCTCGGCACGGACCAGCAGCAGAATTATGCGACACGCTCGAACCGGGCGGCTTTCGAGGAGGCGCTTGGCGCCGACGTGCTGGACGAGCTCGCGCTTTATGCCGAGCGGCAGGCCGCCTCGCTTGATATGGCCATGGAAGAGCTCGGCCTTTCCGGCCTGAAGCTGAAGACGGTCGCCTGA
- a CDS encoding glycosyltransferase family 4 protein has product MRGVYRSVRGHLLQRLIVKSRLAFNPRRPVEIVGYLSMAAGVGESARLCAAALSQAGREIMLADVSTHPDEGKLVEWASEQISDGQPGSRIWHLNPPMLPRAILKKGLGNFTRAFNIGYWAWELEVVPAEWRNAMHYMNAVFVPSEFTRRAIAPHTTAPVVVVPHPVTERPAADGIRQKFGIAEDAFLVSFIFSAGSSINRKNPQAAIKAFRLFSAECPSAFLLMKASGNPGRDEALRTLMRSVEGDPKIRIVTDNLASSEINGIIRDSNAYLSLHRSEGFGLTVAEAIMHRTPVVSTGWSGTTDFCDPDNTWLVEPSLIPVVDDHPEFADLKAAVWADPSPGTAAMHLRSIYSDPDAAKRKAEGARDYLVRHLADHSYDKALSRLSAMQAS; this is encoded by the coding sequence TTGCGGGGCGTTTATCGAAGCGTGCGTGGGCATCTGCTGCAGCGGCTGATTGTCAAATCGCGGCTTGCCTTCAATCCGCGCCGACCGGTCGAGATCGTCGGTTATCTGTCGATGGCGGCGGGTGTGGGTGAATCCGCGCGGCTTTGTGCTGCCGCGCTCTCGCAGGCGGGTCGTGAGATCATGCTGGCCGATGTCAGTACGCATCCGGATGAAGGCAAGCTAGTCGAATGGGCGTCCGAGCAAATCTCCGATGGCCAGCCGGGAAGCCGCATATGGCATCTCAACCCTCCCATGCTGCCGCGCGCCATCCTGAAGAAAGGCCTCGGGAATTTTACCCGTGCCTTCAATATCGGTTATTGGGCCTGGGAGCTTGAAGTGGTGCCGGCGGAATGGCGCAATGCCATGCATTATATGAACGCCGTCTTCGTTCCCTCGGAATTCACCAGACGGGCAATCGCGCCGCATACTACTGCACCTGTCGTTGTCGTGCCGCACCCGGTGACCGAGCGGCCGGCAGCTGACGGTATCAGGCAGAAATTCGGAATTGCCGAGGATGCTTTCCTCGTATCGTTCATCTTCAGTGCCGGCTCGTCGATCAACCGCAAGAACCCGCAGGCGGCGATCAAAGCCTTCAGGCTCTTCAGCGCCGAATGCCCCAGCGCCTTCCTGCTCATGAAGGCGAGCGGCAACCCGGGAAGGGATGAGGCGCTTCGGACGCTCATGCGGTCCGTCGAGGGCGACCCGAAGATCAGGATCGTTACCGACAATCTGGCGAGTTCGGAGATCAACGGCATTATCCGCGATTCCAACGCCTATCTTTCGCTGCATCGCTCGGAGGGCTTCGGCCTGACGGTGGCTGAAGCGATCATGCATCGCACGCCCGTCGTATCGACCGGATGGTCGGGGACGACTGATTTTTGCGACCCCGACAATACCTGGCTGGTCGAGCCCTCACTCATCCCTGTTGTCGATGACCATCCGGAATTTGCCGATCTCAAGGCTGCCGTCTGGGCCGATCCTTCGCCAGGAACTGCAGCAATGCATCTGAGGAGCATCTACTCCGATCCCGACGCTGCGAAGCGGAAGGCGGAGGGCGCGCGAGACTATCTGGTGCGTCATCTCGCCGACCACAGTTACGACAAGGCGCTTTCACGGCTTTCTGCGATGCAGGCGAGTTAA
- a CDS encoding Lrp/AsnC ligand binding domain-containing protein, with translation MKPIFVQLQCAPGKTYEVADAIYKTELVSELYSTSGNYDLLLKVYIEEGQDIGKFINDNIANIPGIIRSLTTLTFKAF, from the coding sequence ATGAAGCCGATTTTCGTCCAGCTCCAGTGCGCCCCCGGCAAGACCTACGAGGTCGCTGACGCCATCTACAAGACCGAACTGGTCTCGGAGCTCTATTCGACATCAGGCAATTACGATCTGCTGCTCAAGGTTTACATCGAAGAAGGCCAGGATATTGGCAAGTTCATCAATGACAACATCGCCAATATCCCGGGCATCATCCGTTCGCTGACGACATTGACCTTCAAGGCATTCTGA
- a CDS encoding glycosyltransferase family 4 protein, giving the protein MSLSMIETVENRPQPKAAPLVVHVVRQFLPNRGGLEDVVANLARQTLKRGYRVRVVTLDSLFTTPDDKLPALETIDGIEVVRIPWTGSSRYPLAPQVFRHIGDADLIHVHAIDFFFDALAWSRLLHRKPMIVTTHGGFFHTKKFLAIKKVWFRTLTRLSAMAYRRVVCCSASDLNQFIQIVPDGIAIENGADIGKFADAASRRPERRIVTLGRFSVNKRLDHLLDAMTALAKRDAGWHLDILGAESDLDAADVRREIAVRSLEKSVSLMISPDNQTIRDVIAKASLFASASEYEGFGLVALEAMSAGLQPVLNSNEAYRVLAGRHEAIALADFTKPDAAADAIEDAYRKVATEGSALRESLMQAAHAYSWDAVAERYIDLYRSIEITI; this is encoded by the coding sequence ATGTCCCTCTCCATGATAGAGACCGTCGAAAACAGGCCGCAGCCGAAAGCTGCGCCCCTCGTCGTACATGTCGTGCGGCAGTTCCTGCCCAACCGCGGCGGCCTTGAGGACGTGGTCGCTAACCTTGCCCGCCAGACGCTGAAACGCGGCTACCGCGTCCGTGTTGTCACCCTCGATTCCCTCTTCACCACGCCCGACGATAAGCTTCCCGCGCTCGAAACCATCGACGGTATCGAGGTTGTGCGTATCCCCTGGACCGGCAGCAGCCGGTATCCGCTTGCGCCGCAGGTTTTCCGCCATATCGGCGATGCCGATCTCATCCATGTCCACGCGATCGACTTTTTCTTCGATGCGCTCGCCTGGAGCCGGCTTCTGCACCGTAAGCCCATGATCGTGACGACCCACGGCGGCTTCTTCCACACGAAGAAGTTTCTGGCGATCAAGAAAGTCTGGTTCCGGACGTTGACCCGGCTTTCGGCGATGGCCTATCGCCGCGTCGTCTGCTGCAGCGCCTCCGATCTCAACCAGTTCATCCAGATCGTCCCCGATGGCATCGCCATCGAAAACGGTGCCGATATCGGCAAATTTGCCGACGCGGCTTCGCGGAGACCTGAACGACGCATCGTCACCCTCGGCCGCTTCTCGGTCAACAAGCGGCTCGATCATCTGCTGGATGCAATGACGGCACTCGCCAAGCGCGATGCTGGTTGGCACCTGGATATTCTCGGCGCAGAATCCGATCTCGATGCCGCCGATGTCAGGCGCGAAATTGCTGTAAGATCGCTGGAAAAATCCGTCAGTCTAATGATTTCGCCGGATAACCAAACAATCCGCGATGTGATCGCCAAGGCATCCCTTTTTGCTTCCGCTTCGGAATACGAGGGCTTCGGCCTCGTTGCACTGGAAGCGATGAGCGCTGGCTTGCAGCCGGTGCTGAATTCCAACGAAGCCTACCGCGTGCTTGCCGGGCGACATGAGGCGATCGCCCTTGCGGACTTCACGAAGCCGGATGCAGCGGCAGATGCGATCGAGGACGCCTATCGGAAAGTCGCCACCGAGGGTTCGGCCCTGCGGGAGAGCCTCATGCAGGCAGCCCACGCCTATTCGTGGGACGCCGTGGCCGAGCGCTATATCGACCTCTACCGGTCGATCGAGATTACAATCTAG